From Anopheles coluzzii chromosome 3, AcolN3, whole genome shotgun sequence, the proteins below share one genomic window:
- the LOC120957418 gene encoding somatostatin receptor type 2-like, whose amino-acid sequence MKEDNATSFFLLGEYDSLTDQNVSQLGNYLENSDPNQTFMGNFTCPPTDMPTTYYLFMFLYAVVCLVGVLGNTLVIYVVLRFSNMQTVTNMYILNLAIADECFLIGIPFLIATMHMKRWTLGGAMCKAYMVSTSVTQFTSSIFLFIMSADRYIAICHHISSPKYRTPLVSRIVSLLAWLASALIMLPIMIYADVIEQKPNTYSCQILWPETHGHLPGYTFTLYSLILGFVIPLCFIMTFYCLVIRKLRNVGPKTTGKSRGKRRSHRKVTKLVLTVITVYILCWLPYWISQVALITSDFETCSTRLDLILFLLVGCLGYINSAINPILYAYLSENFKKSFLKACTCAARAEVNAQLKLENSVMPKRSRTRTNSDTTQLTTGSKVQHRLLVEPTTTATTTTTAASCVSSRNPSPPPAQTQRNNNHLLTVPGTPACASSNGGSNHSNNNNDTNTTGTNATARSQLHAANGGNTSSGKGDYMSDSCDGNEALSVPCGNGLEEQLVKLT is encoded by the coding sequence ATGAAGGAGGATAATGCAACGTCATTCTTTCTCCTGGGAGAGTACGACTCATTAACGGACCAAAATGTGTCCCAGCTTGGCAATTACCTGGAGAACAGCGACCCCAACCAAACGTTTATGGGTAATTTTACCTGTCCGCCCACGGACATGCCAACGACCTACTATCTGTTCATGTTCCTGTACGCGGTCGTCTGCCTGGTCGGTGTGCTGGGTAACACGCTCGTCATCTACGTGGTGCTCCGGTTTTCCAACATGCAAACTGTCACCAACATGTACATACTGAATCTAGCGATCGCGGACGAATGCTTCCTGATTGGCATACCGTTCCTGATCGCTACGATGCACATGAAGCGCTGGACGCTTGGGGGCGCTATGTGTAAAGCGTACATGGTGAGCACCTCCGTCACACAGTTCACGTCGTCCATCTTCCTGTTCATCATGTCCGCCGATCGATACATTGCCATCTGCCATCACATCTCCTCGCCCAAGTACCGGACGCCGCTGGTGTCGCGCATCGTATCGCTGTTGGCTTGGCTTGCGTCTGCGTTGATCATGCTGCCGATCATGATCTATGCCGACGTGATAGAACAAAAACCGAACACATACTCGTGCCAGATACTGTGGCCTGAAACGCATGGCCATCTGCCTGGGTACACGTTCACACTGTACTCGCTAATACTGGGCTTCGTGATTCCGCTCTGCTTTATCATGACCTTCTACTGTCTGGTGATCCGCAAGCTGCGAAACGTAGGTCCTAAAACGACGGGAAAATCGCGTGGCAAGCGGCGCTCGCATCGAAAGGTAACCAAGCTGGTGCTGACCGTCATCACCGTTTACATCCTGTGCTGGCTACCGTACTGGATATCGCAGGTCGCCCTGATTACGTCCGACTTCGAGACGTGTAGTACGCGGTTGGATTTGATCCTGTTTCTGCTGGTGGGTTGTCTTGGGTACATCAACTCCGCCATCAATCCGATCCTGTACGCATATCTGAGTGAGAACTTTAAGAAGAGCTTCCTGAAGGCTTGCACGTGCGCGGCGCGGGCCGAGGTAAACGCACAGCTGAAGCTAGAGAACAGCGTGATGCCCAAGCGCTCACGCACCCGTACCAACTCGGATACGACGCAGCTAACTACCGGCTCGAAGGTGCAGCACCGGTTGCTCGTGGAACCGACAACGaccgctaccaccaccacgacggCGGCATCCTGCGTATCGTCCCGAAATCCCAGCCCTCCGCCCGCCCAAACCCAGCGGAACAACAACCATCTCCTTACCGTACCTGGAACACCTGCCTGTGCATCATCCAATGGTGGTAGCAACCATAGTAACAATAATAACGATACCAATACGACCGGTACGAACGCCACGGCCAGAAGTCAACTGCACGCTGCCAATGGTGGCAACACTAGCAGTGGGAAAGGTGATTACATGTCCGATTCCTGTGACGGTAATGAAGCGTTGAGTGTGCCGTGCGGGAACGGTTTGGAGGAGCAGCTAGTCAAACTAACGTAA